Sequence from the Bacillus sp. es.036 genome:
TTTAATAGGCAAACTTGGAAAGCCAGCTCCTGCTCCCACATCACAAATATGGTAGTCAGAAGAAAAGTCAAATGAGAATGCGGCCATGATTGAATCAAAGAAGTGCTTTTCGTACACCTCTTCCTTATCAGTAATAGCCGTCAGATTCATTTTCTCATTCCATTCAACAAGAACCTCATAGTAGGTTTGAAATTGTTGAAGTTGCTTAGAAGAAAGAGTAATTCCTTTCTCCTCTAACAACTCCTGAAACTGTTGCTCGTTCATAGCCCCTCCACTTGTACGTTATTTTGCAATTTTAGCGATTTTACCTTGTTCAATATACACAAGTAAGATCGATACATCAGCTGGATTAACTCCTGAAACGCGGGAAGCTTGACCAATTGATAGAGGACGAACTTCGTCAAGTTTCTGCTTCGCTTCCGTCGCAAGGCCACCAATCGCATAATAATCAATACCATCAGGAATTTTCTTCTCATCCATCTTCTTCATGCGCTCAACCTGTTGCAGACTTTTATTAATATAACCGCTGTATTTCACTTGGATTTCAACTTGTTCTGCAACATCCTCGGGAATATCATAATCAGCTGGAGCAAGTTGATGAATCTCTTGATACGTTACTTCTGGTCGCTTCAATAGATTAGCGGCATGCATGGCTTCTTTTAATTCCGTACTTTTCTCTGGAAGCACTGCATTCACTTGTTCGCTCGGCTTAATGACAACTTTCTCAAGACGCTTCATTTCTTGCTCAATCATTTCTTTCTTAGCCATAAACCGGTCATAGCGTTCTTTCGGAATCATACCAATCTCATATCCAAGCTCTGTTAATCTTAAGTCAGCATTATCATGACGAAGAAGAAGTCGATATTCCGCACGTGAAGTTAACAGGCGATACGGCTCGTTCGTTCCTTTTGTCACAAGATCATCGATCATAACCCCAATGTATCCTTGTGAGCGATCCAAAATCACCGCTTCACGCTCCTGTGCATTCCTTGCAGCATTAATACCAGACATAATCCCTTGCCCTGCAGCCTCTTCATAACCTGAAGTTCCGTTTAACTGTCCTGCAGTAAAGAGATTTTTAACTGTCTTCGTTTCAAGTGAAGGCCATAATTGTGTTGGAACAACTACATCATATTCAATAGCATAGCCTGCACGCATCATTTCAACATTCTCGAGTCCAGGTACGGTTTTAAGAATTTTCTGCTGCAAGTCTTCTGGAAGACTTGTGGATAGACCCTGCACATAAACTTCTTTTGTGTTGCGTCCTTCTGGTTCAAGGAAGATCTGGTGTCGCGGTTTATCATTAAAGCGAACAATTTTATCTTCAATCGATGGACAGTAGCGTGGTCCTGTTCCTTCAATCATACCTGAGTACATTGGAGAACGATGAAGGTTATCGTTGATCAGCTTATGCGTCTCTTCTCCTGTATACGTTAACCAACACGGTAGCTGGTCTGTAATAAATTCAGTCGTTTCATATGAAAAAGCACGAGGTTTTTCATCTCCAGGCTGAATTTCAGTTTTACTATAATCAATTGATTTATTATTAACACGCGGCGGAGTTCCTGTCTTAAAACGAACCATTTCAAAGCCTAACTCTTCTAAATGGTGAGACAAGTTAACGGATGGCTGCATGTTATTTGGCCCACTTTCATAAGAAAGATCACCAATAATGACGCGACCACGCATGAACGTACCTGTTGTTAACACAACAGATTTCGCTTCATACTCTGCACCCGTTTTCGTAATAACGCCTTTACAGATCCCATCTTCCACGATCAGTTTCTCAACCATTCCTTGCAGAAGAGTGAGATTATCTTGCTCTTCAATTGTTCTTTTCATTTCACTTTGATAGAGCACTTTATCAGCCTGAGCACGCAGTGCGCGTACAGCAGGTCCTTTACCCGTGTTTAACATACGCATTTGTATATGCGTTTTATCAATATTACGGCCCATTTCTCCACCAAGTGCATCGATTTCCCTTACAACAATTCCTTTTGCAGGGCCTCCTACACTAGGATTACATGGCATGAAAGCGACAGAATCCAGGTTAAGTGTAAGCATGAGTGTTTTGGCACCCATTCTTGCTGAAGCAAGTCCTGCTTCCACACCTGCGTGGCCTGCGCCAACGACAATAACATCATAAGAATCGGCTTTGTAACCCATTGCCGTATTCCTCCTTTAATCTTCTTATTTCCCAAGACAAAACTGTGAAAATAACTGATCGATCAAACTATCAGAAACGGTATCACCAATAATTTCTCCAAGAATCTCCCAGGTACGCGTAATATCAATCTGCACCATATCAACGGGCATTCCTGCCTCAACTGCTTCTAACGCGTCTTCAAGCGTTCTTCGAGACTGCTCCAGTAAAGCGATGTGACGAGAATTTGATACATATGTTAAATCCTGCGACTCAACTTCACCTGCAAAAAACAGTTCTGAAATGGACTGTTCTAGTTCATCCACGCCCTGTTCATGTTTAAGAGAAGTTGTAATCATTGGATGTTCTTCTGCTAACTCTTTCACTTTGTCTAAATCAAGTTTCTTATCAAGATCTGTTTTATTAATAATAACGATGACATCCATACCTTTAACAGCTTCGAAAAGCTTCTCATCCTCATAGGTTAGTTCATCATTATAATTTAGCACAAGTAGAATAAGATCAGCTTGTTTCAAACGCTCCCTTGAACGCTCAACACCAATTCGTTCGACAAGATCTTCTGTTTCTCGAATCCCCGCTGTATCGACGAGTCGTAACGGCACGCCTCTTACATTAACATATTCTTCAATAACGTCCCGCGTCGTTCCGGGTACATCTGTTACGATCGCTTTATTTTCATGAACGAGACTATTTAACAAAGAAGACTTTCCAACATTCGGTCGTCCAACAATAACGGTTGAGAGACCTTCACGCAAAATCTTCCCCTGCCTTGCAGTTACGAGAATCCCTGCAATCTCCTTTTCTACTTCTTTTAATTGAGTCGAGAGAAGGTCCTTCGTCATTTCCTCTGCATCATATTCAGGATAGTCGATGTTTACCTCAACATGTGCAACCGTCTCGAGCAATTGCTGTCTTAAAGACGCAATTAATGTCGACAAACGTCCTTCCATCTGATTCAAAGCAACGTTCATCGCACGGTCAGTTTTCGCTCTTATCAAATCAATCACAGCTTCTGCTTGCGATAAATCGATACGACCGTTTAAAAAAGCTCTCTTAGTAAATTCACCTGGTTCTGCAAGACGAGCTCCACTTCGTAATACTAATTCAAGGACACGATTCACAGAAACGAGCCCTCCGTGACAGTTGATTTCAACAATATCTTCTTTCGTAAATGTACGAGGTCCTCGCATGACCGAAACCATTACTTCTTCGGCAACTTGTTTCGTATCTGGATCAATCAAATGCCCATAGTGAA
This genomic interval carries:
- the mnmG gene encoding tRNA uridine-5-carboxymethylaminomethyl(34) synthesis enzyme MnmG, which codes for MGYKADSYDVIVVGAGHAGVEAGLASARMGAKTLMLTLNLDSVAFMPCNPSVGGPAKGIVVREIDALGGEMGRNIDKTHIQMRMLNTGKGPAVRALRAQADKVLYQSEMKRTIEEQDNLTLLQGMVEKLIVEDGICKGVITKTGAEYEAKSVVLTTGTFMRGRVIIGDLSYESGPNNMQPSVNLSHHLEELGFEMVRFKTGTPPRVNNKSIDYSKTEIQPGDEKPRAFSYETTEFITDQLPCWLTYTGEETHKLINDNLHRSPMYSGMIEGTGPRYCPSIEDKIVRFNDKPRHQIFLEPEGRNTKEVYVQGLSTSLPEDLQQKILKTVPGLENVEMMRAGYAIEYDVVVPTQLWPSLETKTVKNLFTAGQLNGTSGYEEAAGQGIMSGINAARNAQEREAVILDRSQGYIGVMIDDLVTKGTNEPYRLLTSRAEYRLLLRHDNADLRLTELGYEIGMIPKERYDRFMAKKEMIEQEMKRLEKVVIKPSEQVNAVLPEKSTELKEAMHAANLLKRPEVTYQEIHQLAPADYDIPEDVAEQVEIQVKYSGYINKSLQQVERMKKMDEKKIPDGIDYYAIGGLATEAKQKLDEVRPLSIGQASRVSGVNPADVSILLVYIEQGKIAKIAK
- the mnmE gene encoding tRNA uridine-5-carboxymethylaminomethyl(34) synthesis GTPase MnmE — protein: MEYETIAAISTPMGEGAIAIVRLSGEEAIKIADRLYKGKQRLESVDTHTIHYGHLIDPDTKQVAEEVMVSVMRGPRTFTKEDIVEINCHGGLVSVNRVLELVLRSGARLAEPGEFTKRAFLNGRIDLSQAEAVIDLIRAKTDRAMNVALNQMEGRLSTLIASLRQQLLETVAHVEVNIDYPEYDAEEMTKDLLSTQLKEVEKEIAGILVTARQGKILREGLSTVIVGRPNVGKSSLLNSLVHENKAIVTDVPGTTRDVIEEYVNVRGVPLRLVDTAGIRETEDLVERIGVERSRERLKQADLILLVLNYNDELTYEDEKLFEAVKGMDVIVIINKTDLDKKLDLDKVKELAEEHPMITTSLKHEQGVDELEQSISELFFAGEVESQDLTYVSNSRHIALLEQSRRTLEDALEAVEAGMPVDMVQIDITRTWEILGEIIGDTVSDSLIDQLFSQFCLGK